GCCCGCGATCGCCCACCCCAGCAGCACGGCGACGATCGGATTCACATACGCGTACGTCGACGCCTTCGCCGGCGACACCGCGCCAAGCAGATAGATGTACGCCGTGAACCCGATCAGTGACCCGAACGTCACGAGGTACAACCATCCGAGCCACGACACGCCGGAGATCTGCGCGACGCCGAATCCGCGCAGCTCGCCGATCGCCGCGCCGAGCGCGATCAGCGTCACGCTGCCGCCGAGCATCTGTATTCCGGTCGCCATGGCCGAGGATGCCGGACGAGCACTGTACCGGTTGTAGATCGATCCCGCGGCCCATGCCAGAGAGCCGACCATCAATACGCCCGTCGCCGTCGCGTCGACGTCGCCCTGGCCGATGATGGTGCGCGGACCCACCAGTACCACGAGCCCGCCCAGTCCCACGAACACTCCGAGCATCACCATCACGCTCGGACGCTTGCCGCGCGGCCGTAGCCAATCCAGGATCACCATCCACAACGGCACCACCGCCACGATGAGTGCCGCGAGGCTCGACGGCAAGCGTTGCTCCGCCCATCCGACGGCACCATTGCCCAGACAGAGCATGAGCGCGCCCGCAATCGTGGCATCGCGCCATTCGCGCGACGTCGGACGCGGTGCACCGCGCCAGCGAGCCCACGCGTACAGGATCGCGCCGGAAACGACGAAGCGCGCGCCGCCCATGAGCAGCGGCGGAATCGTTTGCACCGCGTAGCGAATGGCGAGGTACGTCGAACCCCACACGATGTACACCGCCGCGAACGCGACAACGATTCGCGACCGCGACTCGGCGGCGCTCAATCGCCCTCGATCAATCGACGCAGCTCTTCGACGTCGTACGGACGCGCGACGAACGCTGCGCCCTCGATCGGCGTGGGCAGGCGCAAATCCTCGAGCGGCGCTTCCGCCGAGAGAACGAAGCGCGCCTCGGCACACCCCGACGTGCCGCGCAGCAGCGTCGCGACAGGTGTCCCGTCGCGCGTGAGAAGGCGTGCGTCGCACACGACGGCGTCGAACGTCGTCTGTTCCGATAATCGCAGCGCGAGCTCGCCGTTGCTCGCGTTGATCACGGCGTGCCCGCGCGAGGTGAGGAATCGTTCAACGAACAGCAGGTCCGATGCGCCGGGATCGACCACGAGCACGTCGAGCGGGCGCGAGGCCTGGCCGGACGACGCCGGCATGATCGTTTCCGTCGCGATCGGCAAACGAATGACGAAGCGCGCGCCCGACGTCGGCGCATTCTCGAACGAGATGGTGCCGCCATGCTCGACGATGATGCCGTGCACCACCGCGAGCCCGAGTCCCGTGCCTTCTCCTTCCTCCTTCGTCGTCCAGAACGGATCCCAGATCTTGGAGCGCGCCGACTCGGGAATGCCAGGACCGTCGTCCTCGACCTCGATGATGACGTCGCGCGCGTCGTGGCGCGTGCGAATGCGCACGTGGCCGACGCCGGTGATGTGCGGCGTGTCCATGCGCGCACGCAAGGCCTGCTCCGCGTTGTTGATGAGATTGAGAATGACTTGCTCGAGCTGCGCGCGATCGCCGTTGACCATGGGCAGCGTCGGATCGAGATCGAGCATGAAGCTGATGCCCGCCGTCTCGAGCGAATAGCGGCGCGTGCGTACGATGTAGCCGACGACGTCATTGACGTCGGTGCGGACACGGCGTTCGACGTCGCGCTTGCGCGCCATCGCGAGCAGGTCCTTCACGATCGTGGCCGATCGGATCGCTTCGTGGTTGATCGTGTCGAGCGCGGCCCGATCTTCCGCCGGCCACGGCTTCTTGAGCAGCAATTGCGCGAAGCCCATGATCGCCGCGAGGGGATTGTTCAACTCGTGCGCGACACCGGCGAGCGTGGTGCCGATCGTCGCCATTCGCTCGGTGCGCCGCAGCAATTCGTCCTGTCGCTGTCGTTCGGTCACGTCCTCGACGATGCCGTCGAACGTGTCGAGCTCGCCGTTCGCGTCCAGTTCCGGACGGACGGCGAGACGCACGGTGATCGGGCTGCCGTCGCGCCGCTTCCATCGCGTTTCGATCCAGTCGGGATAGCCGCGCATGGCCGTGGGTCGTCGCATCAGGCGGCCGCGCTCTTCGGGATCGAGGTACACGTCACGCGACAGGTCGAGCGTCATGAGCTCGTCGACGCTCGCGTAGCCAAGCATCGCGGCGAGGGTCGCATTCGCCTCGAGAAAACGCCCGTCGGCGGACGAGCGGTAGGCGCCGTATCCCCCACGCCCGACGAGCGCGTTGTACCGCGCTTCGCTGCGTGCGAGGGCCGCCTTCAACTCGTCGATTTTGGGGTCGGTTTGGCGGTCCATGGGCTCGGGCGTCCAGCGGACGGCCCCTCCAGGCTCATTAAGTAGCGAACCAAGCGTTTAAATCGGTTCCCCTTAGCGAGCGGGTTTGACCAAAATAGCGCGTCTTGGGGTTGTCTTCAGGAAGTCGTAAAAAAATTTGGTTGGGGACGCCAGGAGCCGAGTCAGGGAAATTGAGCTCTAGCGTGTCCTAGCTCACGGACATATAATTTACACGTCAATTATTTACTCTCGTCTCAATCACACACTGTTCAATGCATACCGTTGAAACCGCATTCGAGAAGGAAGCGCTTCCGTGGATCGATGATGTCTATCGGTTCGCGCTTTCACTGACTCGCGACGAGAGCGACGCTGACGATGTCGTACAGGACACTTATCTGCGCGCCTATCGGTCGTGGCATACGTACATGCCGGGAAGTGATTGTCGTCGTTGGCTTTTCACGATTTGTCGCAACGTGTTCCTGCGCTCACGCGAGCGCGCGCGGCCGACCGTCGAGCTCGAGGCAGCCGACGTGGATTCGGCGGCGGCGGGGTCGGTGTACGCGACCGCCGTGCGGGAAGGGTACGAGGACGTGTTCGCGCGTCTCGACCTGGCGCCCGCGATCAGCGATGCCCTCACGAACGTTCCGGAACCATTCCGCTCCACGCTGATTATTGTGGACGTGGAAGATCAATCGTATGAGTCGGCCGCCGAGATGCTCGGTGTGCCGATTGGTACGGTGCGGTCTCGGTTGTTCAGAGGGCGACGACTGATGCAGGAGCAATTGCTCACCTACGCCATGGACGCGGGCTTCGGCGCGCGAAGTTCCGTGGCGTTGGTCGAGCAGCGACTAAATGCCTGATACGAATACCAAGCCGATACCCGACGAATGCATGGCCGTGCTTCGGCACGTGTGGGACTACCTTGACGGCCGAATGACTCCGGCCGCGGCGCAGGCCCTGCGCGATCACGTCGCGCGCTGCCCGCAGTGCCTGGACTACCAGCTCTTTCAGCAGAGTTATCTGGTGGCCATGCAGCGCCTGCGCGTTCGGAATGCCGCGCCGTGGCACGTGCGCGCGCGCGTGCTGGTGACGCTGGCGAAGGCCGGTTAACTGCCGTTGTTCGCGGTCGACGGCGTCCAGATCTGCAGCCGTCGCGCCGGAAAATTCTCTCCGTTGAGCGTCAAGGCAGCGTTCACGACGATGTCCGGCGCCAGCGAACACGCCACCGAGCAGTACCGCGTGAACGACAGCTCGATCGCACGCTCGGCCTGCTCGCGCTCGATGCCGACGCCGTCGACGCGGAACTCGATGTCGAGCTTCATCAGCCGCCGCGGATAGTCGCCGCGCCGCTCGCCCGCCAGCTGAACGCTCAGTCGCTCGATCGGCGTTTTTCGCTTGGCGAGAATGTCGATGATGTCGACGCTCGAGCAGGTCGCGACGGCGCTGAGCAGCGTTTCCACCGGACCCGGCGCTTCCTTCGCGCCGGCATCGATGCGATGCTGACGCCCCGCGGGGCCGGCGTCGAAGAGCCGTTCGCCGCGCCACGTGACTTCACTGCGCGTGATGACGGCCGGCTTGGGCCCCTCGGCCGCTGGTGACGCGGACGACGTTGACGCCGAATTCGCTGGATTATCCATTGTTATAGTTTCCTTATTTCTCGATCGGGACGCGCACGGCGTTGCCCCATTCGGTCCAACTGCCGTCGTAGTTTCGCACCCGGTCGTAGCCGAGCAGATAGTGCAGCACGAACCAGGTGTGACTCGAGCGCTCGCCGATGCGGCAGTACGCGATCACGTCGTCCTTGGCTGTGAGACCGCACTCCTGCTCGTAAATCGCGCGCAGCTCGTCGGCCGACTTGAAGGTGCCGTCGGGATTGGCGGCGCGCGCCCACGGAACGCTCTTCGCGCCGGGAATGTGGCCGCCGCGCAGCGCGCCCTCCTGTGGGTACTCGGGCATGTGCAGCTTCTTGCCGGAGAATTCATCGGGCGAGCGAACGTCGATCAGCTTGCCTTTCGTCTGCACGTGTCGGCGGACGTCGTCCATGAAGGCGCGAATCGGCGCGTCGCTGCGCTCCTTCGCCGTGTAGCTCGAGCCCGTGACGGCGCGCGGCCGGTCTGTGCTCATGGGGCGATTCTCCTGCTCCCACTTCATTCGTCCGCCGTCGAGCAGCTTGGCGTTCTCGAAGCCGAACAATCGAAATACCCAGAACGCGTACGCCGCCCACCAGTTGTTCTTGTCGCCGTAGAAGATGACGGTCGTCGAGTCGTCGATGCCCATGGAGCGAACGAGCGCCTGGAATTGTTCGCGCGAGACATAGTCGCGCACCAGGGCGTCGTTCAGGTCGGTGTGCCAATCGACCTTGAAGGCGCCCGGAATGTGCCCCGTATCGTACAGCAGCACATCCTCATCGCTTTCGATGATGCGAATCTTCGGATCGTCGAGGTGCGCGGCAAGCCACTCGGTGCTCACCAACGCGTCGGGATGCGCATATCCCTTTGCGGCGATCGCGCGATCGGTTTCCGTCATGTGTGAAAACATAGTGTCATCCTGTGCGCGAAGCGGGAAGGAGCTCACGCTGCCGAATCACAGCCGGTGGATCACCGCCTCCTCGACGACGCGGCCGCCGCGCAGATGCTCGGTGACGATCCGCTCGAGCAGCGCCGGCGTCACCTGGCCGTACCAGACGCCGTCCGGGTACACGACCACGATCGGGCCACCGCTGCACACGCCGAGGCACGGAGTCTCGCCGCGCTTGACGCGCGTCGGGCCGAACAGCAAGCCTTCCCGCTGCAACAGCGACGGGAGCAATTGGTAGAGCTCGCGCCCGCGCTGGTCGGGCGAGCAGAATCCCCCGACGCAGACGAGGACATGTCGCGCATACGGCTCCATGCGGTGTAAGCTATCGCTCATCCGCCCATGACTGAAACGATCACGATCGACGGCCTCATCGTCCTGCGCGCGCTGCCCGCGCATGCCAAGAGCGCCGCGCCCCGCAGCGTGCTCTTCGTACACGGCTATTTCGCGGAAGCGAGCGTGTGGGAAGAGTGGCTGCCATTCTTTGCCGAGCGTGGATTCGCGGCGTATGCCGTCGAGCTGCGCGGGCGTCGTGGAAGCCGCCCGGCGACCGTCCTCGGCGACGTCTCGATTGAGGATTTTGTGAACGACGCGCGGACGGTCGCCGGCACACTCGGCAAGCCCGCCGTCGTTGGGCACTCGATGGGCGGGCTCATCGCGCAACTGCTCGCCGCCGACGATGCGGTGAGCGCCGCGGCGCTGATCGCGCCCGCGCCGCCGCGTGGGATTCCCTTGTTCGTGCCTGGCCTCTTGCTCAAGCAGCTGAAGTACGTGCCGGCGATGCTGCGGTCGCGAGTCGTGCGGCCGGCGCGGGAGGACTTGCGCCAGATCGTGATGAATCGCCTGTCGCGCGACGCGCAGAACAGTTTCCTCGAAAAGCTGCACGCCGACAGCGGCCGCGCGGGACGTCAGATGTCGATGACCGGTGTGCCTGTCGATGCCGCGCGCGTCCATTGTCCGATTCGGGTCTTTACCGCGAGCGACGACCGCTTCATTCCGCCGCGTATCGTGAAGCGCATCGCACATCGTTATGGTGTCGAGGCAGAAATGCTCGAGGGGCACGGGCACGCGGTGATCATCGAGCCGGGATGGCAGGCACTCGCCGAAACGATCGTGGAGTGGCTTCAGCGGTCATCCTGAGCCTTCGCTTCGCTCCGGATCACCGCCTGTTGCGAGATGATCCGGCGCCGCACAACTTCCGCGCATGACCGACGACGGTATCCTCTACGAGCGCACGCTGCCGCATGGACCGGCGGTGCGCATTCGCCGCACGAGCGATCCGGGTACGCCGCCCGTAACCGCGGTGCTCGAGGTCGATCGCCGCGCCGGGACGCCGCGAGCCGGCATTGGAAATCCGCCGCCGTTGCTGCAATGCGAGGCCGCGAACGACGATGATGCGCTCGCGCAGCTCAAGCCGCACGCCGACGATGATCGCACCGTCGTCCAGCTGATGAGAGAGAAGGGGTTGCGCTAACACGCGCTAACACGCGCCAACACGCGCTAGCGCGCACTAATACGCGCTAAGGTTTCTTCGCATCGAGCTCGGCCAGCTCCTCGTTCAGCAGACGCATGAGCCGGGGCCACACGTGCACCGCGTAGCGCCGAAAATTCTCGCGCGCCGAGGCATTCTCATGGAGAAAGACGCTGAGCCGGCGGTGGCCCTTCAGCGTGTTGCAGGCCCCGCACGCCGTCACTAAGTTGCCCTCCGAGCGATCGCCACCCTTCACGCGGGCGTGTACGTGGTCCAGGGTGAGCTCGCTCGCGTCGAACTGCGTTCCGCAGTAGACGCATCGGTATTCGTCGCGCTCGAAGATTCCGCTTCGTTTCAATGGACAACCTCCCGCGGTCCCGGCGGATGCTGATGGACAAGGCGCGCAACTACCTCCTTGATCAGATAGGAGGGGACCCGTTGCGGCAAGACGACGCGGATCCTCCCCGCTTGACCCTCAAAGCCCTCGAGAAGATCAGCATGTCACGCACCCGTGAACGCATCCTGGCGAACCTGGACGAGATGTACCGCGAAGCCTTCGAGCGCGCGAAGACCACCGGCGACGACAAGCAGATGGCCGCGCTGGATTTCGCGTATCGCCGGGAGCAGCTCTACTTCGAGATCCTGCTCGACGTGCGGGATGCGATGGAGCGGAAGTAGCGCTGGGCGATGGGCGATGGGCGAGACTACCGTCCCTCGGTGCCCGCCTTCGGCGGCTCATTTCGAGTCCAGATCAACGACGCGACGATCGATACGGCCAGCACGCCGAGGATCACCGCCAACGACAGCGTGATGTCGATCCGGAAAAAGTGCTCGGTCAGCATCTTGAACCCGACGAACGACAGAATCACCGCCAGGCCGTACTTGAGCAGGTGAAAACGATCGACGACCGCGGCGAGCAGGAAGTACATCGAGCGGAGGCCCATCACCGCGAAGATGTTCGACGTGAACACGATGAAGGAGTGCGTCGTCACGCCGAAGATGGCGGGAATCGAATCGATCGCGAAGATCAGGTCCGTCACCTCGATCAACACGAGCACCAGCAGCAGCGGCGTCGCGAGCCGCTTGCCGTTCTCGACGGTGAAGAAGTGGCTGCCGCGATAGTCGCGTGACACGGGCATCACGCGCCGCACGAGCTTCACGATGCGGTTGTTCTCTCCGTCGAACTCTTCGCTCTTCGTGAACGCCATGCGGATGCCGGTGAACACCAGCACCGCCCCGAAGACGTACATCACCCACTGGAAATGGTGAATCAGCGCCGTGCCGGCCAGAATGAACAAGCCGCGCATGATCAGCGCGCCGAGGATGCCGTAGAAGAGCACGCGATGCTGGCTTGCCTTCGGCACACGGAAGTACTCGAAGATGAGTACCATCACGAAGATGTTGTCGGCGCTCAGCGCCTCTTCGATGACGTAGCCCGTGAGAAACGTCAGCGCGATGTGGCGGTTTTCGAGGAAGTACAAGCCGACCGCGAAGAGCAGCGCCAGCGAGACCCACACGGCGACCCAGATGCCGGCCTCCTTTGGCCGGACAACGTGCGGCGTGCGATGAAAGACGCCAAGGTCGAGCGAGAGCATCGCGAGCACGAACGCGATGAATCCGACCCAGAACCAGATCGACGTGTGGAGCATGTCGGTCGAAAGCTATTGACCGGGCTCCGATTACGGGACGAAGCGTTTCGTCACGGCTGGTGAACGGCTCGTACCAGGGCTCTGGCCGGGCCCGGTGCGTTTCGCGAACATTCTTCCATGATGCACGTCTGGAAGCAGTCGTACGCTCGACGCACTCCCGTTGCGCCGGCGAGCATCGTCAGTGCCGCCGTCCACGCCCTGTTGATCGGTATGTGGATCGTCGGTACGCAGCCGGCCGCCGGACTCGACCGCGACAGTTTGGCGAATCGCATCTTCTATATTCCGCCGCCGGACCGGCCGCCGCTCGTGCGTGGATCGCGCGAAACGGTGCACTACATCACGCTCTCGCCTGGCGTCGGCGACGGACCGGGTGAAGCAAGCATCGACGCACGTCGGCCCATCACGCCGATCGAGCGGTCGCCCGAGGCAGGCACTCCCAAGCGCGACTCGGTGCCCGCGGAAACGCCCGGCAACAACGACACGAAAACGGATTCGGTGTTCACGGTGCTTCAGGTCGACACCGCCGTCGCGCGGTCGCAGAGCAGCGCGGCGCCGGCGTATCCGCTCGAGCTGCTCAGCAAGCATATCGAGGGCGCGGTGATCGCTCGCTACGTCGTCGATACCACCGGCTTCGCCGACGTCAAGTCGTTCGAGGTGATGGAAGCGTCGAATCCCGGCTTCGTCGACGCGGTGCGCGAGGCGCTGCCCTACATGCGATTCAGCCCCGCCAAGATCGGCACGCAAAAAGTTCGGCAGCTCGTGGAGCAGCGCTTCGGCTTTCGCATCGCACCATCGGTCAGCGCGTCGGTCAAGCCCGACTGACCGGCCGCGTCGACCGGGCTGGGTCAACCGGCGTCCGCGTCGCCGCGCGCGCCGAGCCGCGAGTGCAGGCGCTCGCGGTACGTGCGCGAGACGCGAATCTTCGCACCGGTCCGCAGAATCGCGATCGCGTCGCCCGCGAACCACGGCTGCACTTCGACGATTCGATCGACGTTCACGATGTACCGCCGGTGAATGCGAATGAACGCGCGCGGATCGAGCTGCGGCTCGAGGGCCGCCGCGGTCATGCGCAGCAGGTAGTTCGCGGTGCCGACGTGCAGGCGCAGATAGTTGCCCTCGGTCTCCAGCCAATCGACGTCGCTCGTGCGGATCACTTTGAGGACGCCGTCGGCGCGCACCGCGACGCGGTCGAGCGACGGACGCGCTGCCGGCTGCACGCTCGCGATATAGTCCGCCAGCAGCGCGCGCATACGCTCATCCTCGGCCGAGCCGCCGCTCTTGCTGCGCAGGGTGACGCGCTCCTTCGCGCGCTCGAACGCGTCACGGAAACGCGCCGTGTCGAACGGCTTGAGCAAATAGTCAACGGCATGCACCTCGAATGCGCGCACGGCGTACTGATCGAACGCCGTGACAAAGACTGTCGCGGGCGAGGCTTTTCCGGCGAGCTCGCGCAAGACGCCGAATCCGTCGAGGTCGGGCATCTGCACGTCGAGAAACAAGAGCGACGGTTGAAGCGTCACGACCTGTTCGACGGCCTCGCGGCCACCGGCGCATGCCGCGACCACCTCGGCATCGCCCGTCTCCTCGATCAAGCGCACCAGGCGGCGGCGGGCGAGCTTCTCGTCGTCGGCAACGATGGCGGTCAGCATCAGGCGGTCACCGCGAGTTGAATCGTCATCAGCCGCCGCAGCTCGGTGACGGAGGCGTCGAGCGCGCGCTGTCGCTCTGGGGTAATGCCGAGCGCATCGGTGCACTCGAGCGCGAGGCGGAGGTAGTCGCCAAGACGAGTGAGCTGGCGCTCGGTGAGCCCCGGATCGCGCTGTGCGGTGTGCGAAATCGCTTCGAGCGATGCCAGGAGGACGGGTGGAATGGACTGCAGTTTCATCGCGCGCTCCTGCGCTTCGTCGAGCTCCGTGCGGAGTGCCGCCGCGCTTTCGTCGCGCGCGCGCATCCACTCGAGCAAGAGGCCGCGATGCGCCAGCGCCACGAGCGCGACGTAGATGAGCATTCCCACGATCAATGGCATCTCGTTGTCGTTGGAGAGAAGCGGTGTATGCGACCGGACGACGAACTGCCATAGCCGCAGTTGTGCGATGTCCACGACGAGCGCCGCGATCGCATAGACGCCAACGCGCCACGCAAAGCCGTTGCGTCGAATCGGAAAGCGGCGCGCGACGAAGAGAATGGCCGGCGCGAGCAGCGCCCAGATCACGGCCATCGGCATGTCATTCTTCGCGACGGCAAGCCACGTGAGGTTCCCGAGTCGTCCGCGAAGCTGGAAATACGTGAAGCTCTGTTGGGTCCAGAGCAGCCCGCCGATGGTCCAGACGACGATCTGCGAGATCACGGGGTTTCTGAGCACGGCCGGCACGCGGACGCTCGGTACCTCGTCCCCGACGTCGTCGAGCGCACGGCGAGCAGTTCTCTCGTCTCGTGAATGGGAGCGCCGCCGCGCTGGAATTCGCAATTCAGCGATCGCTCCGCCGTTCGCCGCGGAGGCGAGCCGCAGGTCGTGCGCGCCGCCGTAGAGAATCGCCAGGCGGTCGCGCACATTCGCGAGGCCAATGCCGCGGCCCGCGTTCGCCGATGACGCCTCGAGGCCGACGCCGTCGTCAGCGACGCAAACGACCAGCTCGCGGTCCTGCACGGCTGCCGAAATCTCGATCGTGCCCGCGGCGTGCCGGCCACTCAATCCATGACGAATGGCGTTTTCGACGAGCGGCTGCAACACGAAGCGCGGAACGAGGCAGTCGACCGCGGCATCGTCGACGCGATATTCGATGCGCAGCCAATCCGCGAAGCGAATGCGTTGAATGTCGAGATACGGCTCGATCCCCACGATCTCTTCGCCGAGTGTGATCTCGTCGTCTCGCGTGGCGAGCGCGCTGCGAAAGATCGACGCGAGCTGCCGCAACAC
Above is a window of Gemmatimonadaceae bacterium DNA encoding:
- a CDS encoding EamA family transporter — protein: MSAAESRSRIVVAFAAVYIVWGSTYLAIRYAVQTIPPLLMGGARFVVSGAILYAWARWRGAPRPTSREWRDATIAGALMLCLGNGAVGWAEQRLPSSLAALIVAVVPLWMVILDWLRPRGKRPSVMVMLGVFVGLGGLVVLVGPRTIIGQGDVDATATGVLMVGSLAWAAGSIYNRYSARPASSAMATGIQMLGGSVTLIALGAAIGELRGFGVAQISGVSWLGWLYLVTFGSLIGFTAYIYLLGAVSPAKASTYAYVNPIVAVLLGWAIAGESITPRTLVAAAIIIGGVAMITLARSRATKA
- a CDS encoding ATP-binding protein, translating into MDRQTDPKIDELKAALARSEARYNALVGRGGYGAYRSSADGRFLEANATLAAMLGYASVDELMTLDLSRDVYLDPEERGRLMRRPTAMRGYPDWIETRWKRRDGSPITVRLAVRPELDANGELDTFDGIVEDVTERQRQDELLRRTERMATIGTTLAGVAHELNNPLAAIMGFAQLLLKKPWPAEDRAALDTINHEAIRSATIVKDLLAMARKRDVERRVRTDVNDVVGYIVRTRRYSLETAGISFMLDLDPTLPMVNGDRAQLEQVILNLINNAEQALRARMDTPHITGVGHVRIRTRHDARDVIIEVEDDGPGIPESARSKIWDPFWTTKEEGEGTGLGLAVVHGIIVEHGGTISFENAPTSGARFVIRLPIATETIMPASSGQASRPLDVLVVDPGASDLLFVERFLTSRGHAVINASNGELALRLSEQTTFDAVVCDARLLTRDGTPVATLLRGTSGCAEARFVLSAEAPLEDLRLPTPIEGAAFVARPYDVEELRRLIEGD
- a CDS encoding sigma-70 family RNA polymerase sigma factor; translation: MHTVETAFEKEALPWIDDVYRFALSLTRDESDADDVVQDTYLRAYRSWHTYMPGSDCRRWLFTICRNVFLRSRERARPTVELEAADVDSAAAGSVYATAVREGYEDVFARLDLAPAISDALTNVPEPFRSTLIIVDVEDQSYESAAEMLGVPIGTVRSRLFRGRRLMQEQLLTYAMDAGFGARSSVALVEQRLNA
- a CDS encoding zf-HC2 domain-containing protein, producing MPDTNTKPIPDECMAVLRHVWDYLDGRMTPAAAQALRDHVARCPQCLDYQLFQQSYLVAMQRLRVRNAAPWHVRARVLVTLAKAG
- a CDS encoding OsmC family protein; amino-acid sequence: MDNPANSASTSSASPAAEGPKPAVITRSEVTWRGERLFDAGPAGRQHRIDAGAKEAPGPVETLLSAVATCSSVDIIDILAKRKTPIERLSVQLAGERRGDYPRRLMKLDIEFRVDGVGIEREQAERAIELSFTRYCSVACSLAPDIVVNAALTLNGENFPARRLQIWTPSTANNGS
- a CDS encoding sulfurtransferase; its protein translation is MTETDRAIAAKGYAHPDALVSTEWLAAHLDDPKIRIIESDEDVLLYDTGHIPGAFKVDWHTDLNDALVRDYVSREQFQALVRSMGIDDSTTVIFYGDKNNWWAAYAFWVFRLFGFENAKLLDGGRMKWEQENRPMSTDRPRAVTGSSYTAKERSDAPIRAFMDDVRRHVQTKGKLIDVRSPDEFSGKKLHMPEYPQEGALRGGHIPGAKSVPWARAANPDGTFKSADELRAIYEQECGLTAKDDVIAYCRIGERSSHTWFVLHYLLGYDRVRNYDGSWTEWGNAVRVPIEK
- a CDS encoding (2Fe-2S) ferredoxin domain-containing protein — translated: MSDSLHRMEPYARHVLVCVGGFCSPDQRGRELYQLLPSLLQREGLLFGPTRVKRGETPCLGVCSGGPIVVVYPDGVWYGQVTPALLERIVTEHLRGGRVVEEAVIHRL
- a CDS encoding alpha/beta hydrolase; translation: MTETITIDGLIVLRALPAHAKSAAPRSVLFVHGYFAEASVWEEWLPFFAERGFAAYAVELRGRRGSRPATVLGDVSIEDFVNDARTVAGTLGKPAVVGHSMGGLIAQLLAADDAVSAAALIAPAPPRGIPLFVPGLLLKQLKYVPAMLRSRVVRPAREDLRQIVMNRLSRDAQNSFLEKLHADSGRAGRQMSMTGVPVDAARVHCPIRVFTASDDRFIPPRIVKRIAHRYGVEAEMLEGHGHAVIIEPGWQALAETIVEWLQRSS
- a CDS encoding HNH endonuclease, with product MKRSGIFERDEYRCVYCGTQFDASELTLDHVHARVKGGDRSEGNLVTACGACNTLKGHRRLSVFLHENASARENFRRYAVHVWPRLMRLLNEELAELDAKKP
- a CDS encoding TerC family protein, giving the protein MLHTSIWFWVGFIAFVLAMLSLDLGVFHRTPHVVRPKEAGIWVAVWVSLALLFAVGLYFLENRHIALTFLTGYVIEEALSADNIFVMVLIFEYFRVPKASQHRVLFYGILGALIMRGLFILAGTALIHHFQWVMYVFGAVLVFTGIRMAFTKSEEFDGENNRIVKLVRRVMPVSRDYRGSHFFTVENGKRLATPLLLVLVLIEVTDLIFAIDSIPAIFGVTTHSFIVFTSNIFAVMGLRSMYFLLAAVVDRFHLLKYGLAVILSFVGFKMLTEHFFRIDITLSLAVILGVLAVSIVASLIWTRNEPPKAGTEGR
- a CDS encoding energy transducer TonB codes for the protein MMHVWKQSYARRTPVAPASIVSAAVHALLIGMWIVGTQPAAGLDRDSLANRIFYIPPPDRPPLVRGSRETVHYITLSPGVGDGPGEASIDARRPITPIERSPEAGTPKRDSVPAETPGNNDTKTDSVFTVLQVDTAVARSQSSAAPAYPLELLSKHIEGAVIARYVVDTTGFADVKSFEVMEASNPGFVDAVREALPYMRFSPAKIGTQKVRQLVEQRFGFRIAPSVSASVKPD
- a CDS encoding LytTR family DNA-binding domain-containing protein; its protein translation is MLTAIVADDEKLARRRLVRLIEETGDAEVVAACAGGREAVEQVVTLQPSLLFLDVQMPDLDGFGVLRELAGKASPATVFVTAFDQYAVRAFEVHAVDYLLKPFDTARFRDAFERAKERVTLRSKSGGSAEDERMRALLADYIASVQPAARPSLDRVAVRADGVLKVIRTSDVDWLETEGNYLRLHVGTANYLLRMTAAALEPQLDPRAFIRIHRRYIVNVDRIVEVQPWFAGDAIAILRTGAKIRVSRTYRERLHSRLGARGDADAG
- a CDS encoding sensor histidine kinase, with the protein product MSSFNGSADNRPFTKGTAKTALAWFAAWCLLFGSLGVMSMFMPAAQRQRPLAIIGNELGAAAMWAVLSVVIGAYHNRLRRATTNVFAIVAAHVPGLLIAALIDSAGSRAISRFFNPNAVGVSMVTLVVLYLDFDVIAYIVVIAVSEVAHARRALNARQRQAEQLERSLARARLDYLAAQLQPHFLFNSLGAVSELAYQTPAAAARVLRQLASIFRSALATRDDEITLGEEIVGIEPYLDIQRIRFADWLRIEYRVDDAAVDCLVPRFVLQPLVENAIRHGLSGRHAAGTIEISAAVQDRELVVCVADDGVGLEASSANAGRGIGLANVRDRLAILYGGAHDLRLASAANGGAIAELRIPARRRSHSRDERTARRALDDVGDEVPSVRVPAVLRNPVISQIVVWTIGGLLWTQQSFTYFQLRGRLGNLTWLAVAKNDMPMAVIWALLAPAILFVARRFPIRRNGFAWRVGVYAIAALVVDIAQLRLWQFVVRSHTPLLSNDNEMPLIVGMLIYVALVALAHRGLLLEWMRARDESAAALRTELDEAQERAMKLQSIPPVLLASLEAISHTAQRDPGLTERQLTRLGDYLRLALECTDALGITPERQRALDASVTELRRLMTIQLAVTA